The genomic region CGGCCATAGAGGCTTCAAGCTTGAATTCAACAACGCAGCCTGCAGCCGAAATTACACTTCGGAGCAGGGTCGAATTGTCCACGAAGGAACCGAAGAGTGCTGGAACACCATCATTGCGCCAGCTAACCACACCATCGCATTGTATTTTAACAGattcatattttacaacatGGAAGGATGCACGAAGACTGCCGTCGAGGCAAGTATCGAAATTGAAATCCCGTAACACGAACTGAAACTCATCGTTTGTTTTCTGTGGTCAGGTTTTCGAAGGAAACTTTAATGGCAAACGTTTGGCAACGTTGTGCGGCCTCGAGACGCCTGCTCCTATCTTCAGCGTCGGTAACAAGCTAAGCATACACTCCTGGAGTGAATTTAAGTCCATGTACGAGACCTATGACATCACTTTTACGACAACGGATGCAGGTGCGCGAAGAGATTCTCGAATTAAGTTTTAGTTTTAGTTAGTCATTGAGCAATAGTGGATACCGTGATCTTGAATTGGATCTATATCGCAGGCTTGTCCTTCTTCCATCCTTAATCGGGAATCTAAGATTATGTGCTCATAGCACTCTTGCTGGTATCTTTTATGCTGTGActgagaataataattatcaggCCTTAATAACTCCTTAAGTTAATGGTTAGGGGCGAAAGGCGCTTGTTGCAGATTGTCCTGTGATAATGAAAACAATGACGACTTGCAGGTCGCGGTTGCGGAGGCCGGATTTACAATTATGCAGGGTCGTTCACGTCACCCCTGTATCCAAACGAGTACCGCAACAACACTGTTTGCACCTGGGACGTGAGTGTGCCACGCGGCCTGAAGGTCATGTTGAAATTCGTTGTATTTGACATTGGTGATGATACCGGCTGCGATTCCAAGGCGAACACCCTGAAACTTTACGATCCTGCGCCGGATGGTGAACGTGTCCTGGCCAACACCTATTGCGGAGGGGTAACCTTTACTAATCAGAATTTCATATCACAATTCTTCAACCCCTCGATCTTTTCTGTCACAGTCTAATGAAAATCCTTCCTGATTCAGGACACACCAGCGCCGTTTTACTCTACTAAAGAACAAATCTTTGTGGTGTACACATCGACGATGAACAACGTTGGGACCGGTTGGATGATCAACTTCAAGGGTGTACAAGAAGGAGAAGTGAGGATAGATTGATACGGCATGAACCAATAatgatttacaaaaatatttattcttcgaagtatatacatacattccGCGGGCTAACTGTGAACTGCGTTTATCGCTTGTTCCAGCAAACGCTTCTAACACTATGAACTTTGTCAACATCATCGAgtaaattcattatttgtaCATAAGGAGTGCAACGATGTCAGAGTCAATGGTTATGACTCGTCTTGTgggtaattattaaatgaatgagACTTGATATAATGCGTTCTGATTAACGAACGTCCTGAAAATCATGAAAAACGCTAGTTGAGTAACTCACGTGTggaaaaaacatattttctgttCGTGTCATTGCATCGTTAAAATCACAGGAGTTACGATTGACAACCCCATAAAACATATTAACTCCGCATCATTAAAACGAACAATACGATATTCGAACGCGACGCTGAAGTGTTCACATGATCATGTATCACGCCTGGTCGCACTCCTGCGCGCCATTCGCATCCTCATTGCCATCATCCACTTTCTGGCAGTTTTGCGACTCTACGTCGACGGCTTCCTCATCCAAGGTTTCCGGTTCTTCGTCCTCTGCAACTTCTTCCGCCTCCACTTCTTCCGCCTCCACTACTTCCGGTTTTACTGCTCTCTTCTTCCTATCCTTACCTTCTTGATTCTTAGCAGCCTTCTTCTTATCCTTCTTCGTTTTGGACTTCGCTTTGGGTTCCTCTACCTCATCTGCCAGGGGCTCCTCTTCCACTTCCGGCGtcgtttccttcttcttcttctcctggAGCTTCTTCTTGTCTTCTTTCACTTTTCCAGCCTTCTTGATATTGACTTTCTTCGGCTTCTTGTCTTCTACGGTGGTCTCCTCCTCGACCTTCGATTGCACTTTGTCTTTTACCTTGTCCTTCGACTTCTTCTCCTTCAGGGTCTTCTTGGATTGCTTCTGGTGCGCCTCCTGCGTCTCCTTGGCATATTTGTtagacttcttcttcttgtctGTTACAACTTCGCCGCTCTTTCCCTTAGGGTCAGcattctccttctccttcaaTTTCTTGTTCTTCGATTTCACCTCTTTCCCAGGTTTTCCTTCTTTCGTGCTATCACCGGATTGAACCTCGGCTTCTTTACCTTCGGAAGAGCtgctcttcctcttcttcgtctCCACCTTCTTGCTCTCGCCATCTTCAGACTTTGATTCCCTGGAAGAAAGAAATCGATCGAGTATTTTCTCGCTAATTATTGTGGTAACAGCGTGCAACAATTACAATGCAGTCTCTGAAAATAACAGTAAATAATCTTAAGTATCGTCAAGTTTTAGGACGCGGTTTATTATCGGACAATGAATGTTACGTGTTCGCAGCTCTTTTGACCTTTCGCGACTTGTCAATAAGTCGTTATGCCGTTGAATGATAAGTGAAATTATAGTCGGTacgttatgaaaataaaaagattaaggGAACGGTCACTAAGCTGCGGATATTTGTGCAAATCTGTATTTTTCACACTGCACACGTTTCAAACGTTcctaaaattacatatttccaattaaaaatgtatgaacggaactaatgttaatttaaaattaaaattcattctgtTAATTATACCACACGACATAATCTgtcgaaacaatttcgaataGAAACTAATCTGTAACTTTCACGTGATTGGGACATCGACACAACAACGAAGATAATGTAAATAGGAACATTGAGTGTATATCAACAAAAAGGTATTAAGACGTTAGTATGATATCGTCGTTGTCGAAGAACTGATCGTAAAAAAACTCTATGGACTCGTGTCTAGTATACCGACCATGTTGACTAATGTGTCGAAAGAGTTTGAATTCTACTGATCAAACTTGGGCTATCAAGACAACCGATTTAACAAGTACAGTTTGCTAACAAACAAGACTGCAGTTCAATGCCCAACAGATTCAACTATTACACTTTTCGATCGCTGTAACTTCGGATATTCAATGGTTTCTTCacgaacatatttttaaattccttcTCTTAAAGAGAATGCGAAAGAAGTTGACATTTGCCGAGTTCTAGACAAGAATAGTCCTCCTCAGTTACTTCTCAAAGTATTATTATCTTCTGTGATTCACATGCTCGTTCTTTCTACTCACGAAATCcgtctatttaaaagattatttacttaataattaaaacaatcagCTTCTGTAACGAAACTTATTAGATTGTGTAACGTGGTAGTGaaacttttgaatttttgtctAATCTAGCCTGTCTTAAATTAGACACTTCCAGCTTTCATTTTAGCTAAGTCGCGTAGAAATAGCCACGCGAGAACATATCTCCAAAATTCATCCGAACTATCCCCTTTGAATTCATgcaattttctttgtattttccTAGATATCCTAAGCCGCGAACGGCCTTATCACAAACTCGAATACATCTCAGAATGCATCTGCAACTCGaggaaacattattttcgcgATCACTGAAATAATCATGCCCTCCTTAACGATTTCCCGTCGACTTCGGAAGCAAAGTCCGTCAACAGAGAGAGATCCCGATAAGACGATAGCGGAAACGGTTGCGCAACAGCCTATCAAAACCTATCGAGACGAACGAGAACAGATTGTTTTCGCGAACTATCTACTCACTTCGAGTAAGCCACAtccctcttcttcctctcgctGCCGCCCGATTCTACATCGTTGGACCGTTTCTTCGCGAACGTCTCGCTGGCCAGCACCGCGACGAGCAGGAATAAGGTGAACAGCAACCAGATTCTGAAGAAATTCGGACGATTAAACGATAAATCTCAGCTGACAGGAAACGCTGCCGTTCAGCGATCGAACATCGGCTCACCGCATTTCGACTTCTCTTGTTTCCTCGGTTCACTAACTGTCGATAAACACGTCTACGGATCGGTGTATGGTCACAGCCACGATCCAGCACGACACTGACGGCCGTCCCGTTGGTCTCGCTTATATCTTATACGTGTCTCTGTTGATATCTCGATAAACACGCGTGCTCCCTGTCGCAACGCTCCCGCGGCTCGCGAAGATACCGGCGCAGATATCGCCCGAGTCGATCGCCGATTATTAGACGTTCGATCGAGTGTAATTGATCTTCTCCCTGGGATCGCTGACGAACGGCTGCCGTCAAAGTTTCGGGCACGACTTCGCCGAGAAGTCGCCAAACTTAGAAACAAAGGTATTACGGAAAATCGGGAAAACTCGCTCgtttcgaatcgaatcgacACAAATTTTGTAAGAAACGACAGAGTTCGAGGACAATCGAAAAGACGTCAGTTTTTCTATGCTATGGTTACAGAAGAATGCAGTCAATATGACATGTAAATCGCTGTTTATATTAGACCGAGTCATTGTAAATAACTTCTGATTCTACTAGGTAGAATCTATCATTCGTTTTGCGGAACAGATAAGGGTTCCAAATATGTAAAGtagagaaacgaaaaatagcGTAAGTTATTTATGACTCAACCTAATAATAAGCACAGGTAAATGTAGCATGCAACAGAGAAGTTGGTCTACGATACTGCATCATGCTCGAATAGATTGCGGTTCTCCGGCAACAAATTCCTGACAATGATCTAGCTGCTGTGTACCTTAAGGGAGCTCTTAATTGAAACAAGTCCTCGGTTATCCCGGACTAATCAAATGTACATGTTCATTCCGTATAACAGAGCAGGGCACAGTAAATTCTTATCGATCTTGCTTACGTTAGATTGAAACGGATGATAGAACTTCGATATCGATGGTTCGCTCGACCGAAGTTCTATTTTGTGTTACTGCGATGCAAACGCGTTATTCTTTTACCATGCAAAGTGTCCAAGTGTCCGATACTTATGAATACGACTGGACAGTAGCAATTCTCCGTTTCAAGTCCGAAGTTCGAGTGCCAGATCGCGAACAATGTTGTCTCGGCTGGTCTCGAATCGAAACGCGGTGGAACACTGTTCCGGAAATAGCGGAGGCCCGTCCCTTCCCATTCATCGGATCTTCCTCGATTAGTTTCTCCGTCTCGTCccgtttcttcttttgttgTTCCCACTGTCGGCGACCGTTTCTCGGCTTCCATCCTCAGCTGTTTAATACAAGCCGAGATAATTAGGCCGGCACCTATCTAATCTTTGTACTTGCGAGTCTTCGACGTCGGCGAGGCACTCAATGAAACGCTGTGACAAACAACCGCTTTATTCTGCAGGTAAATTCCAGAAAGTCTCGGAACGAGACCATCCCGATGACGTTTGATACGAGAAAGTTACGGAAACAGAgaagttttatatataaatagatgatttgtattttttttatgtttatctATCGACATGTAAGATTCAGGGAGAGATAccaatttgtatataaaactACGATCGCCAACAACCCCGTATGAGACTTGCGGAATCGCTTGTCTAGACGTAGATCTTCATCCGTGTTTTGATAAACGCGTGCACCTACAATCTCAACTCACCGGCTCTCgtctttttataataagacGTTTTCAATCGCTGCAGAGTACTCGAGATAAGTTTAGGAATTTTACTTGTAATCAAAATGCCTGATATGAAGTTATGAAATTATCCAAAACAATATTATCTACGTTAAAGCATGTTTCAAAAGTACATCTCCGAACAAAATCGTCCAATTCAGTTTTAAGTGGACCGTTAAACAAGTGATAAAAGCTTTGCGAAATTTGGATCGGCTTTCTTTTTTGGAACGTCTGTACCGCGCGCCATATTGTCG from Augochlora pura isolate Apur16 chromosome 5, APUR_v2.2.1, whole genome shotgun sequence harbors:
- the LOC144470540 gene encoding uncharacterized protein LOC144470540, whose product is MRIWLLFTLFLLVAVLASETFAKKRSNDVESGGSERKKRDVAYSKESKSEDGESKKVETKKRKSSSSEGKEAEVQSGDSTKEGKPGKEVKSKNKKLKEKENADPKGKSGEVVTDKKKKSNKYAKETQEAHQKQSKKTLKEKKSKDKVKDKVQSKVEEETTVEDKKPKKVNIKKAGKVKEDKKKLQEKKKKETTPEVEEEPLADEVEEPKAKSKTKKDKKKAAKNQEGKDRKKRAVKPEVVEAEEVEAEEVAEDEEPETLDEEAVDVESQNCQKVDDGNEDANGAQECDQA